One segment of Macrobrachium rosenbergii isolate ZJJX-2024 chromosome 25, ASM4041242v1, whole genome shotgun sequence DNA contains the following:
- the Pa1 gene encoding PAXIP1-associated glutamate-rich protein 1A isoform X2 codes for MNEDNFQVECSDEEVDKAFSVTPNGLEPCPSEIIRLYEAVAKDGSIPITWKWELGRRPPTPSQNDSESEKEEEEAKIDTSGFDFDEELSTVRITPRRTPGTSGLKGSAKKKTTNFENILASVRRRQKLEMSEKSGSRKDKK; via the exons atgaatgaagataaCTTTCAAGTGGAATGCAGTGATGAGGAAGTTGACAAGGCCTTTTCAGTAACACCAAATG GGCTAGAACCATGTCCCTCAGAAATCATAAGATTGTATGAAGCTGTGGCCAAGGATGGTAGTATTCCAATCACATGGAAATGGGAGCTTGGAAGACGACCACCAACACCCTCACAGAATGACTCGGAaagtgaaaaggaagaggaggaagcaaa AATAGACACATCTGGTTTTGATTTTGATGAAGAACTTTCAACTGTAAGAATAACTCCACGAAGAACACCAGGTACTTCTGGACTGAAGGGTAGTGCAAAGAAAAAGACcactaattttgaaaatattcttgcaAGTGTAAGAAGACGACAAAAATTGGAAATGAGTGAGAAGAGTGGTAGCAGGAAGGATAAGAAGTGA
- the Pa1 gene encoding PAXIP1-associated glutamate-rich protein 1 isoform X1 has translation MEPTREPFQRQILLTTTNTTACLKLNRYHKPRDLGLEPCPSEIIRLYEAVAKDGSIPITWKWELGRRPPTPSQNDSESEKEEEEAKIDTSGFDFDEELSTVRITPRRTPGTSGLKGSAKKKTTNFENILASVRRRQKLEMSEKSGSRKDKK, from the exons ATGGAACCAACACGAGAACCGTTTCAGCGGCAAATACTCTtgactactactaatactactgcttGCCTGAAGTTAAACAGATACCATAAACCCAGAGACTTAG GGCTAGAACCATGTCCCTCAGAAATCATAAGATTGTATGAAGCTGTGGCCAAGGATGGTAGTATTCCAATCACATGGAAATGGGAGCTTGGAAGACGACCACCAACACCCTCACAGAATGACTCGGAaagtgaaaaggaagaggaggaagcaaa AATAGACACATCTGGTTTTGATTTTGATGAAGAACTTTCAACTGTAAGAATAACTCCACGAAGAACACCAGGTACTTCTGGACTGAAGGGTAGTGCAAAGAAAAAGACcactaattttgaaaatattcttgcaAGTGTAAGAAGACGACAAAAATTGGAAATGAGTGAGAAGAGTGGTAGCAGGAAGGATAAGAAGTGA